In Rhineura floridana isolate rRhiFlo1 chromosome 6, rRhiFlo1.hap2, whole genome shotgun sequence, one genomic interval encodes:
- the LOC133386555 gene encoding corticoliberin-like: MMAQMVSAAPFLILLLLPLKSCLPLEWPRPALSQVLPIRGLSWDRWLSRSEWEDNASVPPVGSEEGPFQEQRSPRSCKPTEAKSFPEQEQQQQRAERASSSSKRRDGRPNSLDLTFHLLREFLEMSREERLAQKARSNKILLHNIGK, translated from the coding sequence ATGATGGCCCAGATGGTTTCAGCTGCCCCTTTCCTCATCCTCCTGCTTCTCCCCCTGAAATCCTGCCTTCCTTTGGAGTGGCCGAGGCCAGCCCTGTCGCAGGTACTTCCCATACGTGGCCTGAGTTGGGATCGGTGGCTAAGCCGCTCGGAGTGGGAGGACAATGCTTCGGTCCCTCCAGTTGGCTCAGAAGAGGGACCCTTCCAAGAGCAAAGATCTCCCAGGTCCTGCAAGCCAACAGAGGCCAAATCTTTTCCCgagcaggagcagcaacagcagagagCTGAGCGAGCGTCTTCTTCCAGCAAAAGACGGGACGGTCGCCCAAACTCCCTGGACTTGACCTTTCACCTTCTCCGGGAGTTCCTGGAGATGTCCCGAGAAGAGAGGCTGGCACAGAAGGCTCGTAGTAACAAAATACTGCTGCATAATATAGGCAAATGA